A window from Listeria seeligeri serovar 1/2b str. SLCC3954 encodes these proteins:
- the hisC gene encoding histidinol-phosphate transaminase yields the protein MKWKKSLAGLSSYKPGKREEEVMAELGLTHITKLSSNENPLGTSPKVQALQENLKLMTEIYPDGWASELRREVAAFYQLEEEELIFTAGVDELIELLTRVLLDTNTNTVMATPTFVQYRQNALIEGAEVREIGLLEDGEHDLEAMLEAIDDKTTIVWICNPNNPTGNYLELDAILDFLNKVPSDVLVVLDEAYIEYVTPQPEKHEKLIRTYKNLIITRTFSKIYGLASARVGYGIADKEIINQLNIVRPPFNTTSIGQKLAIEAIKDQKFIEACRESNADGIKQYERFATQFEQVKLYPANGNFVLIDLGIAAGTIFSYLEKNGYITRSGAALGFPNAVRITIGTEVENKAVIALLEKLLA from the coding sequence ATGAAATGGAAAAAATCACTTGCCGGCTTATCTTCTTATAAACCTGGGAAACGCGAAGAAGAAGTCATGGCAGAACTTGGATTAACTCATATTACCAAACTATCGTCTAATGAAAATCCACTAGGAACATCACCAAAAGTTCAAGCACTTCAAGAAAATTTAAAGCTTATGACCGAAATTTATCCAGATGGTTGGGCTTCAGAATTACGTCGTGAGGTAGCCGCTTTCTATCAGTTGGAAGAAGAAGAATTGATTTTTACTGCTGGAGTGGATGAATTGATTGAACTTTTGACCCGTGTTTTACTTGATACGAACACTAATACAGTCATGGCCACGCCAACTTTTGTGCAGTATCGTCAAAATGCTTTAATTGAAGGTGCGGAAGTAAGAGAAATTGGACTGCTTGAAGACGGAGAACATGATTTAGAAGCAATGCTTGAAGCAATTGATGACAAAACAACGATTGTCTGGATTTGTAACCCAAACAATCCAACTGGTAATTATCTTGAATTAGATGCTATTTTGGACTTTTTAAATAAAGTACCGAGCGATGTTCTTGTCGTGCTCGATGAAGCATATATCGAATATGTTACGCCACAACCAGAAAAACATGAGAAATTAATTCGAACTTATAAAAACTTAATTATTACCCGGACTTTTAGTAAAATTTATGGTCTTGCGAGTGCACGTGTTGGTTACGGAATTGCGGATAAAGAAATAATTAATCAGCTTAATATCGTTCGCCCGCCTTTCAATACAACAAGTATCGGTCAAAAGCTAGCGATTGAAGCGATTAAAGACCAAAAATTTATCGAAGCATGTCGTGAATCTAATGCGGACGGGATCAAACAATACGAACGTTTTGCGACTCAATTTGAACAAGTGAAACTATATCCTGCAAACGGGAACTTTGTGCTAATTGATTTAGGAATAGCTGCTGGGACAATATTTAGTTATTTAGAAAAAAATGGCTACATTACTCGTTCAGGAGCAGCTTTAGGCTTCCCAAATGCGGTTCGGATAACGATTGGAACTGAAGTAGAAAATAAAGCAGTTATTGCTCTTTTAGAAAAATTATTAGCGTAA
- the aroH gene encoding chorismate mutase, protein MRAIRGATTIETNTAEEIYAATKELFEEILHQNKLTDSEQLTSVIITVTEDIFAAFPAKAVRETPGFEYVPVMGMQEIPVPNSLRMCIRFMVFTTIHKPLTEINHVYLRGAKVLRPDLVNEEDA, encoded by the coding sequence TTGAGGGCTATTCGTGGGGCAACAACGATAGAAACGAACACGGCAGAAGAAATTTATGCAGCAACAAAAGAATTATTTGAGGAAATCTTGCATCAGAATAAATTAACGGATAGCGAGCAACTTACTTCGGTGATTATTACGGTGACAGAAGATATCTTTGCAGCGTTTCCAGCAAAAGCAGTTCGGGAAACACCTGGATTTGAATATGTTCCTGTGATGGGAATGCAAGAAATTCCTGTCCCAAATTCGCTTCGGATGTGTATTCGCTTTATGGTTTTTACTACTATTCATAAACCTTTAACAGAAATTAACCACGTTTATTTGCGGGGAGCGAAAGTGTTGCGCCCGGATTTGGTGAATGAGGAGGATGCGTAA
- the aroB gene encoding 3-dehydroquinate synthase: MPEITVRAKSKTYPVYINKFALEDVAEKWTKSLAKYSHVFVLTDEHVSELHQAKLDKILADLTAVTYYVAPNGEEAKTFRVYEDVMTKMIETGLDRKAVLIAFGGGVIGDLGGFVAATYMRGIPFYQVPTTVLAHDSAVGGKVAINHPLGKNMIGNFYQPEAVIYDTSFFSTLPEREMRSGFAEMIKHALISDQTLLRALMDTFTQPEDFYTKDLTPFLQRGIEIKASIVAEDETEQGVRAYLNFGHTFGHALEAYGDFGKWLHGEAITYGMIYALTMSERIYGLNFDLLEFKTWLKRLGYDTAFDVTVPYNKILENMRHDKKTTFNEITMVLLEQIGKPVIFKAEDELILETYTQVMRNGGDIF, translated from the coding sequence ATGCCAGAAATTACAGTCCGAGCTAAAAGTAAAACGTATCCTGTATACATTAATAAATTTGCCTTAGAAGATGTCGCAGAAAAATGGACCAAAAGTTTAGCTAAGTATTCGCATGTATTTGTCTTAACTGATGAACACGTGTCCGAATTACATCAGGCAAAACTAGACAAAATTCTGGCTGATTTAACTGCGGTAACTTATTATGTTGCGCCAAACGGGGAAGAAGCAAAAACTTTCCGTGTCTATGAAGATGTGATGACTAAAATGATTGAAACTGGACTTGATCGTAAGGCGGTTTTGATTGCATTTGGCGGCGGTGTTATTGGTGATTTAGGCGGGTTTGTCGCAGCAACATATATGCGAGGAATTCCTTTTTACCAAGTACCAACGACAGTTTTAGCTCATGATAGTGCTGTAGGTGGCAAAGTGGCAATCAATCATCCGCTTGGAAAAAATATGATTGGTAATTTTTATCAACCAGAAGCGGTTATTTATGATACGAGTTTTTTCTCTACGCTTCCTGAACGTGAGATGCGCTCTGGATTTGCGGAAATGATTAAACATGCCCTTATTAGTGACCAAACATTGTTACGTGCTTTGATGGATACTTTTACGCAACCTGAAGACTTTTATACGAAAGATTTGACGCCATTTTTGCAACGGGGCATTGAAATTAAAGCAAGCATTGTTGCGGAAGATGAAACTGAGCAAGGCGTGCGGGCTTATTTGAATTTTGGTCACACATTTGGTCACGCCCTAGAAGCATATGGTGACTTTGGCAAATGGCTTCATGGTGAGGCAATTACTTATGGAATGATTTATGCGCTAACGATGAGTGAACGTATCTACGGACTGAATTTTGATTTACTGGAATTTAAAACTTGGTTGAAACGCCTAGGTTACGATACGGCGTTTGATGTAACGGTGCCTTATAATAAAATACTGGAAAATATGCGTCATGATAAGAAAACTACCTTTAATGAAATAACGATGGTTTTACTTGAGCAAATTGGAAAACCAGTCATTTTTAAAGCTGAGGATGAGTTGATTTTAGAAACATATACACAAGTGATGCGAAATGGAGGGGACATATTTTGA
- the aroC gene encoding chorismate synthase encodes MRYLTAGESHGPGLTTIIEGLPAGMPLLAEDINKELKRRQGGHGRGARMRIEKDQVQITAGIRHGKTLGAPVAMFVENKDWKHWETVMSIEPVPEKNEKSRRVSRPRPGHADLVGGMKYGHKDMRNVLERSSARETTVRVAAGAVAKQLLHELGIEVAGHVLEIGGTRANLMRDYAVSEIQETSEASPVRCLDEVAAEEMMQKIDDAKKNGDTIGGIVEVVVGGVPAGLGSYVQWDKKLDAKIARAIVSINAFKGAEFGVGFEAARKPGSEVMDEILWSKEDGYTRRTNNLGGFEGGMTNGMPIVVRGVMKPIPTLYKPLQSVDIDSKETFNASVERSDSCAVPAASVVAEAVVAWEVAVAVLEKFDGDRFDTLKKHVEEHRNLTKEF; translated from the coding sequence ATGAGATACTTAACGGCAGGGGAATCACATGGACCGGGGCTTACGACGATTATTGAAGGATTACCAGCAGGAATGCCTTTACTTGCAGAAGATATTAATAAAGAACTAAAAAGACGACAAGGTGGACATGGTCGCGGCGCACGGATGCGAATTGAAAAAGACCAAGTTCAAATCACTGCAGGAATTCGTCATGGAAAAACACTTGGCGCGCCTGTAGCAATGTTTGTTGAAAATAAAGACTGGAAGCACTGGGAAACCGTAATGAGTATTGAACCAGTCCCAGAAAAAAACGAAAAGTCACGTCGCGTTTCACGTCCACGTCCTGGGCACGCTGATCTTGTAGGCGGAATGAAATATGGTCATAAAGATATGCGTAATGTACTAGAACGTTCTAGTGCACGCGAAACGACTGTCCGCGTGGCAGCTGGCGCGGTTGCTAAACAACTTTTACATGAACTTGGTATTGAAGTAGCAGGCCATGTATTAGAAATCGGTGGAACACGTGCTAATTTAATGCGTGATTATGCTGTTTCAGAAATTCAAGAAACATCAGAAGCATCCCCAGTTCGTTGTTTAGATGAAGTGGCAGCTGAAGAAATGATGCAAAAAATTGACGATGCGAAGAAAAATGGCGATACGATTGGCGGCATTGTCGAAGTGGTAGTTGGTGGTGTACCAGCTGGCTTAGGTAGTTACGTTCAATGGGACAAAAAATTAGATGCCAAAATTGCTCGAGCGATTGTTAGTATAAACGCATTCAAAGGTGCCGAATTCGGTGTAGGCTTTGAAGCTGCTAGAAAACCTGGTAGTGAAGTAATGGATGAAATTTTGTGGAGCAAAGAAGATGGCTACACAAGACGCACAAATAACTTAGGTGGCTTTGAAGGAGGCATGACAAACGGAATGCCGATTGTCGTTCGCGGAGTAATGAAACCTATTCCGACTTTATACAAACCGCTTCAAAGTGTAGATATTGATTCCAAAGAAACATTTAACGCAAGTGTGGAACGTTCTGATAGTTGTGCAGTACCAGCAGCAAGCGTTGTAGCAGAAGCAGTCGTTGCTTGGGAAGTTGCTGTAGCAGTTTTAGAAAAATTCGACGGTGATCGTTTTGATACACTTAAAAAACATGTGGAGGAACACCGAAACTTAACGAAGGAGTTTTAA
- the ndk gene encoding nucleoside-diphosphate kinase, whose product MEQTYVMVKPDGVERGLIGEIVARIEQKGIKIVAAKLMQIDRGLAEQHYAEHIGKPFFEDLIGFITSGPVFAMVLEGDDVIKTARKMMGKTNPLEADAGTIRSDYAIHTNRNVIHGSDSPESAKREIGLFFEPSEVLTYQKAVDKWI is encoded by the coding sequence ATGGAACAAACTTATGTAATGGTTAAGCCGGATGGGGTGGAACGAGGTCTTATCGGTGAGATAGTAGCAAGAATAGAACAAAAAGGTATCAAAATTGTAGCAGCTAAACTCATGCAAATCGACCGTGGATTAGCGGAGCAACATTATGCCGAACATATTGGTAAACCTTTTTTTGAAGATTTAATTGGTTTTATCACTTCTGGTCCAGTTTTTGCAATGGTGTTAGAAGGTGATGATGTGATTAAGACTGCGCGCAAAATGATGGGGAAAACAAATCCTTTAGAAGCTGATGCGGGAACAATTCGCTCAGATTACGCGATACATACAAATCGAAACGTAATTCATGGTTCTGATAGTCCCGAAAGCGCAAAACGAGAAATCGGGCTATTTTTCGAACCAAGTGAAGTTTTAACGTATCAAAAAGCAGTTGATAAGTGGATATAG
- the hepT gene encoding heptaprenyl diphosphate synthase component II: MKLNFLYANMQKDIDIVEKELKKALSGAAAETTSDAALHLLEAGGKRIRPMFVCLSARLVPTADFEMVRDASVAIELIHMASIVHDDVVDDADLRRGRETIKSKWGNHIAMYTGDFLFAKSLEYMTEIKDVAAHKMLSNVTVELSTGEIEQLKDKYNFDQSVRNYLRRIKRKTALLIAASCGLGGIVSGQSESDYEKLYRFGYYVGMAFQITDDVLDFVGTEKELGKPAGEDLRQGNVTLPVFFAMEDSFLKKRISQVTEETEAEEIAALVAEVKKTGAKKAEDVATAYLKKALATLDSLPQVPELKPLKQIVRVLDKRNY; this comes from the coding sequence ATGAAACTTAACTTTTTATACGCTAATATGCAAAAAGACATTGATATAGTAGAAAAGGAACTAAAAAAAGCACTTTCTGGTGCAGCGGCTGAAACAACTTCTGATGCGGCACTTCATTTATTAGAAGCTGGTGGTAAAAGAATTAGACCAATGTTCGTTTGTTTATCGGCTAGACTTGTTCCAACAGCTGATTTTGAAATGGTAAGAGATGCTAGTGTTGCAATTGAGCTAATTCATATGGCTTCTATTGTCCATGATGATGTCGTGGATGATGCGGACTTAAGACGTGGTCGTGAAACAATTAAATCTAAATGGGGCAATCATATAGCCATGTATACAGGAGATTTTCTATTCGCTAAATCTTTAGAATACATGACCGAAATTAAAGATGTTGCCGCGCACAAAATGCTATCCAACGTGACAGTGGAACTTTCTACTGGAGAAATCGAACAATTGAAAGATAAATATAATTTTGACCAAAGTGTGCGAAATTATTTGCGCCGGATTAAGCGGAAAACAGCTTTACTCATTGCAGCGAGTTGTGGCTTAGGCGGCATTGTTTCTGGTCAATCAGAATCCGATTACGAGAAGCTATATCGTTTTGGTTATTATGTGGGAATGGCGTTTCAAATTACGGATGATGTTCTTGATTTTGTTGGAACTGAAAAAGAACTTGGCAAGCCAGCTGGTGAAGATTTAAGACAAGGAAATGTAACGTTGCCAGTATTTTTTGCAATGGAAGATTCGTTTCTAAAAAAACGCATTAGCCAAGTAACTGAAGAAACAGAGGCAGAAGAAATTGCCGCTTTAGTAGCTGAAGTGAAAAAAACAGGAGCAAAAAAAGCAGAAGATGTAGCGACCGCTTACTTAAAAAAAGCGTTAGCCACACTTGATTCATTGCCGCAAGTTCCTGAACTCAAGCCACTTAAGCAAATCGTTCGTGTATTAGATAAAAGAAATTATTAA
- the menG gene encoding demethylmenaquinone methyltransferase: MTETKEEKVHKVFEKISPSYDRMNSVISFKLHVKWRKETMELMRVQKGANVLDVCCGTADWSIMMAEEIGPKGHVTGLDFSDNMLAVGREKLKEADVHNVELVHGNAMSLPFPDNSFDYVTIGFGLRNVPDYMQVLREMYRVLKPGGQLACIDTSQPNIPGWKQVFNAYFRYVMPVFGKFFAKSYKEYSWLQESTREFPGMARLAEMFQEAGFSYVRYISHSGGASATHFGFKKKEQ, encoded by the coding sequence ATGACGGAAACGAAAGAAGAAAAAGTACATAAAGTATTTGAGAAGATTTCCCCAAGTTATGACCGAATGAACAGTGTAATTAGTTTTAAACTTCATGTGAAATGGCGCAAAGAAACAATGGAACTAATGCGTGTTCAAAAAGGGGCGAATGTCCTTGATGTTTGTTGTGGAACAGCAGACTGGTCGATTATGATGGCAGAAGAGATTGGTCCAAAAGGTCATGTAACGGGACTTGATTTTAGTGACAATATGCTTGCTGTCGGGCGTGAGAAGTTGAAAGAAGCGGATGTACATAATGTGGAGCTAGTTCATGGTAATGCGATGAGCTTACCTTTTCCAGATAATAGCTTTGATTATGTAACGATTGGTTTTGGACTTCGTAATGTGCCGGATTATATGCAAGTGCTGCGTGAAATGTATCGTGTATTAAAGCCAGGTGGACAGCTTGCTTGTATTGATACATCCCAACCAAATATTCCCGGTTGGAAACAAGTATTCAACGCATATTTCCGTTATGTAATGCCTGTTTTTGGAAAGTTCTTTGCGAAAAGTTACAAAGAATATAGTTGGTTACAAGAGTCAACACGAGAATTTCCAGGGATGGCGCGACTTGCGGAAATGTTTCAAGAAGCCGGATTTTCCTATGTAAGATACATTTCACATAGTGGCGGGGCAAGTGCAACTCACTTTGGATTCAAAAAGAAGGAACAATAA
- a CDS encoding heptaprenyl diphosphate synthase component 1, whose amino-acid sequence MTYQAREAGLKEVEQLVHEQAVYQYLQENNEGGQMDKDQMLFLHEAISGSDLTDAAAYRVVSATLYMILAHDTHEKIDEPGDVVKLTRKEQELTVLAGDFYSALYYRTLAELEMIPLLRALQSGVQETNTAKTNIYQLHVATDEEYLAQLTMTNAAIFTKFAKYFMKDEAFILLGCKFFLLKRLQMELQLYKEIGASRLKRAYDHGYFAKEAVSNFESWLMEIISDVKKEVANLKGTVEPLSNILEKRIVELIND is encoded by the coding sequence ATGACTTATCAGGCAAGAGAGGCTGGGCTAAAGGAAGTGGAGCAGTTGGTGCATGAACAGGCAGTCTATCAGTATTTACAAGAGAATAATGAAGGTGGGCAAATGGATAAAGATCAAATGCTTTTTCTTCATGAAGCGATTTCCGGCTCTGATTTGACTGATGCTGCGGCGTATCGTGTCGTTAGTGCAACGCTTTACATGATTTTAGCGCATGATACCCATGAAAAAATTGATGAACCAGGTGATGTTGTTAAGCTAACACGTAAAGAACAAGAGCTAACCGTCCTCGCTGGGGATTTTTATAGTGCACTTTATTACCGCACACTTGCAGAACTGGAAATGATACCTTTGCTTCGGGCCCTGCAAAGTGGAGTTCAAGAAACAAATACTGCGAAGACCAATATCTACCAATTGCACGTGGCAACGGATGAAGAATATTTAGCACAACTAACGATGACAAACGCAGCAATTTTTACTAAGTTTGCTAAATACTTTATGAAAGATGAGGCGTTCATTTTATTAGGATGCAAATTTTTCTTGCTTAAAAGACTACAAATGGAATTGCAGTTATATAAAGAAATTGGAGCATCTAGACTTAAACGGGCTTATGACCACGGTTATTTTGCGAAAGAAGCAGTCAGCAATTTTGAAAGCTGGTTAATGGAAATTATTAGTGATGTGAAAAAAGAAGTGGCAAACTTAAAGGGAACTGTAGAGCCACTTTCGAATATACTTGAGAAAAGAATTGTCGAACTTATAAACGACTGA
- the folE gene encoding GTP cyclohydrolase I FolE, whose protein sequence is MEQIDKQKIADAVKVILEAVGENPEREGLIDTPMRVARMYEEVFAGLKKDPSVHFNTIFEEQHEELVLVRDIRFSSMCEHHLVPFFGVAHVAYLPQNGRVAGLSKLARVVDDVSKRPQLQERITTTVAEIMMDKLKPLGVMVIMEAEHMCMTIRGVNKPGTKTITSAVRGAFKNDDKLRSEVLALIKHN, encoded by the coding sequence ATGGAGCAAATAGATAAACAAAAAATTGCGGATGCAGTAAAAGTTATTTTAGAAGCGGTCGGAGAAAATCCTGAACGTGAAGGGCTGATTGACACTCCGATGCGTGTTGCGCGGATGTATGAAGAAGTTTTTGCAGGACTGAAAAAAGATCCTTCTGTTCATTTCAACACTATTTTTGAAGAGCAGCATGAAGAATTAGTGCTTGTTAGAGATATTCGTTTTTCCTCTATGTGCGAACATCATCTTGTTCCTTTTTTTGGCGTAGCACATGTGGCTTACTTACCGCAAAACGGACGAGTGGCAGGATTAAGTAAACTCGCGCGTGTCGTGGATGATGTAAGTAAGCGTCCACAACTTCAAGAGCGTATTACAACTACTGTCGCAGAAATTATGATGGATAAACTAAAACCACTTGGAGTCATGGTAATCATGGAAGCTGAACACATGTGTATGACAATTCGTGGTGTAAATAAACCAGGTACGAAAACAATTACAAGTGCAGTACGAGGCGCTTTTAAAAATGACGATAAGCTTAGAAGTGAAGTTTTGGCTTTAATTAAACATAATTAA
- a CDS encoding HU family DNA-binding protein, with protein MANKTDLVNSVAELADLSKKDAAKAVEAVFETIQTSLSKGEKVQLIGFGNFEVRERAARKGRNPRTKEEIDIPASKVPAFKPGKALKEAVK; from the coding sequence ATGGCAAATAAAACTGATTTAGTAAACAGTGTTGCTGAATTAGCTGATCTTTCTAAAAAAGACGCAGCGAAAGCAGTAGAAGCTGTATTCGAAACTATTCAAACTTCTTTATCTAAAGGTGAAAAAGTTCAATTAATCGGATTTGGTAACTTTGAAGTACGTGAACGTGCTGCCCGTAAAGGCCGTAACCCTCGTACTAAAGAAGAAATCGACATCCCTGCAAGTAAAGTACCAGCGTTCAAACCTGGTAAAGCGCTTAAAGAAGCTGTTAAATAA
- a CDS encoding tyrosine-protein phosphatase, with the protein MEITRTDKAVTLTWENEEVSEGTLVFVSSSPTLETNSEPVSKVTSEINHYTYETKDIPVYFFLQTPNGEKTVISERILPLQSVFNFRDMGGYESKNGKHVRWGKLYRSSNLVNINEKDAELLQKLHIKWICDLRSSSEVKAQPTPVIDSVENKHIPIGTAKNEETTLPVTNDQAIYEPLMGESYRVFVQSVEGFKEIFHEILQDTETGLPFLFHCTAGKDRTGVLAALLLTLLDVPEKTIFDDYAITNRYQDAILQEMGGIISLFSNESEKLDLETFRPMAEARPEYLEIAFNEMKKQFGSVDKYLEEGIGISATEKAAFQKQLLE; encoded by the coding sequence ATGGAAATTACTCGTACAGATAAAGCCGTAACATTAACATGGGAAAATGAAGAAGTCAGCGAAGGAACATTGGTTTTTGTAAGCAGTAGTCCTACCCTAGAAACAAATAGTGAACCTGTTTCCAAAGTTACAAGTGAAATCAATCACTATACTTATGAAACAAAGGATATTCCCGTTTATTTCTTTTTACAGACACCAAATGGCGAAAAAACAGTTATTTCAGAACGGATTTTACCATTACAAAGTGTATTTAATTTCCGAGATATGGGTGGATACGAATCTAAAAACGGCAAGCATGTGCGTTGGGGAAAGTTGTATCGCTCCTCTAATTTAGTAAATATAAATGAAAAAGATGCGGAATTACTTCAAAAATTACATATTAAGTGGATTTGTGATTTGCGGAGTAGTTCAGAAGTGAAAGCTCAGCCGACACCAGTGATTGATAGCGTGGAAAATAAACATATTCCAATCGGTACAGCGAAAAATGAAGAAACTACGCTACCTGTAACAAATGACCAAGCGATTTATGAGCCTTTGATGGGCGAAAGTTATCGTGTATTTGTTCAGTCGGTAGAGGGCTTTAAAGAAATTTTTCATGAAATTTTGCAAGATACAGAAACTGGGTTGCCATTTCTATTTCATTGTACTGCCGGAAAAGACCGCACAGGCGTGTTAGCGGCATTATTATTAACTTTGTTAGATGTACCTGAAAAAACGATTTTTGACGATTATGCTATCACTAATCGCTATCAGGATGCTATTTTACAAGAAATGGGCGGGATTATTTCACTTTTCTCAAATGAATCCGAAAAATTGGATCTTGAGACATTTCGTCCGATGGCAGAAGCGCGTCCAGAGTACTTAGAAATTGCCTTTAATGAAATGAAAAAGCAATTTGGTTCTGTTGATAAATATTTAGAAGAAGGCATCGGAATCTCAGCAACAGAAAAAGCGGCTTTCCAAAAACAGTTATTAGAATAA
- a CDS encoding NAD(P)H-dependent glycerol-3-phosphate dehydrogenase: MTPKKVAILGAGSWGTGLALVLADNNHRPVIWGNLDKIVNEINESHTNSHYLPDIILPTEVKATLSLEEAIAGAEIVVIAIPTNAMRVVCKQLNEALKEPTILVHVSKGIEPETNLRMSEVIEEEVDATKRKALVVLSGPSHAEEVALRHPTTLCASCKDLEAAEIVQDRFINNNLRIYTNDDVIGAEIGGALKNIIALGAGISDGLGYGDNAKAALMTRGMAEITRLGVAVGSNPQTFYGLTGIGDLIVTCTSVHSRNWRAGNMLGKGENLDDVLEKMGMVVEGVRTAKAVHGWAKKLEIDMPITESIYAILFENKDAREAVDLLMGRKKKIEKESF; this comes from the coding sequence ATGACACCTAAAAAAGTAGCTATTCTTGGCGCTGGAAGCTGGGGAACAGGTCTTGCACTTGTCCTAGCCGATAATAATCATAGGCCAGTTATTTGGGGAAACTTAGATAAAATTGTGAATGAAATTAACGAATCGCACACGAATAGTCACTATTTGCCAGATATTATTTTGCCAACTGAGGTAAAAGCGACATTATCACTCGAAGAAGCAATCGCTGGAGCTGAAATTGTCGTTATCGCTATTCCAACAAATGCAATGCGGGTGGTTTGCAAACAGCTGAATGAAGCTCTTAAAGAACCAACGATTTTAGTTCATGTAAGTAAAGGTATCGAGCCAGAAACTAACTTACGGATGTCCGAAGTAATTGAAGAAGAAGTAGACGCGACTAAACGAAAAGCGCTGGTTGTTCTTTCTGGACCAAGCCATGCAGAAGAAGTTGCCCTTCGTCACCCAACTACGCTTTGTGCAAGTTGTAAAGACTTAGAAGCAGCAGAAATCGTGCAAGATCGTTTTATCAATAACAATCTACGCATTTATACGAATGATGATGTGATAGGTGCAGAAATTGGTGGTGCTCTTAAAAATATTATCGCATTAGGCGCAGGAATCTCTGATGGCCTTGGTTACGGCGATAATGCAAAAGCAGCACTAATGACTCGCGGAATGGCAGAAATCACTCGTCTCGGCGTTGCTGTGGGCTCTAATCCACAAACCTTTTATGGCTTAACAGGAATCGGTGACTTAATTGTTACTTGTACAAGTGTTCATTCACGTAATTGGCGTGCTGGAAACATGCTTGGTAAAGGCGAAAACTTAGATGATGTCCTAGAAAAAATGGGCATGGTTGTTGAAGGTGTTCGAACTGCCAAAGCGGTACACGGTTGGGCTAAGAAATTAGAGATTGATATGCCGATTACAGAATCAATTTATGCGATATTATTTGAGAATAAAGATGCTCGTGAAGCGGTTGACCTACTTATGGGCCGCAAAAAGAAAATCGAAAAAGAATCATTTTAA